One stretch of Deltaproteobacteria bacterium GWA2_45_12 DNA includes these proteins:
- a CDS encoding crotonyl-CoA carboxylase/reductase, whose protein sequence is MTKDLYNLGEIPPMGEVPQKMHAQVIRASRFGEPKNAFQSEVIDVPSIGDDEVLVYVMAAGVNYNNVWAAMGIPVNVIAARNKAGEKEDFHVGGSDGSGIVYKAGKNVKNVRVGDEVVIHCGMWDIHDPAIKAGKDPMYIPSFKIWGYESNFGGFAQFTRVQAHQCMPKPKHMSWEEAAAYMLVGATAYRMLTRWKEHEVRNDDVVLIWGGAGGLGSMAIQICKAFGAKPIAVISGEDKIEYCKKLGAIGCINRKNFNHWGLLPHWKDTEKYNAWLAGARSFGKAIWDIAGKGVSPRIIFEHPGEDTVPTSIFVCDTGGMVVICAGTTGYNATLDLRYHWMRQKRFQGSHFANDDEAYGFNNLVLQGKISACLSKVLEYSETGHAHQLMRENKHPHGTMSILINARKQGLKNLAESK, encoded by the coding sequence ATGACCAAAGATTTATATAATTTAGGTGAAATTCCTCCCATGGGAGAAGTTCCCCAAAAAATGCACGCCCAAGTCATTCGTGCAAGTCGTTTTGGAGAACCTAAAAACGCTTTCCAATCCGAAGTGATCGATGTCCCCTCCATTGGGGATGATGAAGTTCTTGTGTATGTGATGGCAGCGGGAGTCAATTACAACAACGTATGGGCCGCCATGGGCATTCCTGTCAACGTCATTGCCGCCCGTAATAAAGCCGGTGAAAAAGAAGATTTTCATGTCGGTGGCTCCGATGGCAGTGGCATTGTCTATAAAGCAGGTAAAAATGTGAAAAATGTACGGGTGGGGGATGAGGTCGTTATCCACTGCGGCATGTGGGATATTCATGATCCGGCCATTAAAGCGGGAAAAGACCCCATGTACATCCCCTCCTTCAAAATTTGGGGATATGAAAGTAATTTTGGCGGCTTTGCCCAGTTTACACGCGTTCAGGCCCATCAATGCATGCCCAAACCCAAACATATGAGTTGGGAAGAAGCGGCTGCCTATATGCTTGTGGGCGCCACCGCCTATCGCATGCTCACCCGCTGGAAAGAACACGAAGTGCGTAACGATGATGTCGTGCTTATCTGGGGGGGTGCAGGTGGTTTGGGAAGTATGGCCATCCAGATTTGTAAAGCATTTGGAGCCAAGCCCATTGCCGTAATTTCGGGCGAAGATAAAATTGAATACTGCAAAAAATTGGGCGCCATCGGTTGCATCAACCGCAAAAATTTCAATCACTGGGGCCTACTTCCCCACTGGAAGGATACCGAAAAATACAATGCCTGGTTGGCTGGCGCCAGATCGTTTGGCAAAGCCATTTGGGATATTGCCGGCAAAGGAGTTTCTCCCCGCATCATCTTTGAACATCCCGGCGAAGACACCGTTCCCACCAGTATTTTCGTGTGCGACACCGGTGGTATGGTCGTTATTTGTGCAGGGACGACCGGCTACAACGCCACGCTCGATCTGCGTTATCACTGGATGCGCCAAAAACGTTTCCAAGGCTCGCATTTTGCCAATGACGATGAAGCCTATGGGTTTAACAACCTGGTGCTTCAAGGCAAGATTTCGGCCTGCCTCTCCAAAGTTCTGGAATATTCTGAAACGGGCCACGCCCATCAACTGATGCGCGAAAACAAACATCCCCATGGCACGATGTCCATCTTGATCAACGCCAGAAAACAGGGATTGAAAAATTTGGCTGAATCAAAATGA
- a CDS encoding tRNA epoxyqueuosine(34) reductase QueG — MKSELIKQKAHEIGFDLVGITQAETHPHFSFFKNWMDHKLYGTMDWLVRGAERRSDPQKILPGAKSFICVGLNYYHGWPLSIENVEAGKGWVSNYAWGDDYHDVMLAKLKNLEAFILNHHPEAKLKSYVDTGPILERSYAESAGLGWVGKNTLLINQKNGSFFFLGEMLTDLELEYDEPAADHCGKCTRCLDACPTNALKAYELDANKCISYLTIEHRGEIDPKLQSKMGHHIYGCDICQDVCPWNRQIPVSREESFKPRPENFHPSLSSLKNLSQEEFSHRFKNSPIKRTKWEGLLRNIQINKNTEAGRKTGPNPP; from the coding sequence ATGAAGTCTGAACTTATCAAACAAAAAGCCCATGAGATTGGATTTGATTTGGTGGGGATTACACAAGCCGAAACGCATCCCCATTTTTCATTTTTCAAAAATTGGATGGACCACAAGCTTTATGGAACAATGGATTGGCTTGTGCGCGGTGCTGAAAGAAGAAGTGATCCCCAAAAAATACTTCCTGGCGCCAAGTCGTTTATTTGTGTTGGCTTGAATTATTATCACGGTTGGCCTCTTTCAATTGAGAACGTGGAAGCGGGCAAGGGGTGGGTCTCTAATTATGCCTGGGGGGATGATTATCACGACGTGATGTTGGCAAAATTAAAAAATCTGGAAGCTTTCATTTTGAATCATCATCCTGAAGCAAAATTAAAATCATATGTGGATACGGGGCCCATTTTGGAGCGAAGTTATGCCGAAAGCGCCGGGCTTGGTTGGGTGGGTAAAAACACCCTTTTGATCAATCAAAAAAACGGTTCCTTCTTTTTTCTTGGAGAAATGCTCACTGATCTTGAGCTGGAATATGATGAGCCTGCTGCCGATCATTGCGGCAAATGCACGCGTTGCCTGGATGCCTGCCCCACGAATGCCTTGAAAGCCTATGAGTTAGACGCGAACAAATGCATTTCTTATCTGACCATTGAACATCGCGGAGAGATTGACCCAAAATTGCAAAGTAAAATGGGGCATCATATTTACGGGTGTGATATCTGCCAGGATGTTTGTCCGTGGAATAGACAAATTCCCGTTTCCCGTGAGGAATCTTTTAAACCTCGTCCAGAAAATTTTCATCCCTCCCTTTCATCGCTTAAAAATTTGAGCCAAGAAGAATTTTCCCATCGTTTTAAAAACAGCCCCATCAAAAGAACCAAGTGGGAGGGGCTTTTAAGAAATATTCAAATCAATAAGAATACGGAAGCGGGGAGAAAAACGGGCCCAAATCCCCCTTAA
- a CDS encoding non-canonical purine NTP pyrophosphatase, RdgB/HAM1 family has translation MILTLATRNAGKIREIKELLKDLPFEIKSTIDFKQIGSISETGSTFQENALIKARTVHKIVGGYVLADDSGLECNDLNGSPGVGSAYFAGPHATDDENNQKLIQEMKQVHDPSRLARYVCVLALIDPQGKETLVEETCEGLISFVAKGEGGFGYDPYFFLPDYGMTMAQLPLDEKNRISHRGKALMRLKKYVGA, from the coding sequence ATGATCCTCACCCTCGCCACCCGCAATGCCGGGAAAATAAGAGAGATTAAAGAACTTCTTAAGGATCTGCCTTTTGAAATTAAAAGTACGATCGACTTTAAGCAAATAGGTTCCATTTCCGAGACAGGTTCCACTTTTCAAGAAAATGCTCTGATTAAAGCCCGCACCGTTCATAAAATTGTTGGAGGATATGTGCTTGCCGATGATAGCGGATTGGAATGCAATGATTTAAACGGGTCGCCAGGGGTTGGCTCGGCTTATTTTGCAGGTCCCCATGCCACCGATGACGAAAATAATCAGAAATTGATTCAAGAAATGAAGCAAGTCCATGACCCTTCGCGACTGGCCCGTTATGTGTGCGTCTTGGCATTGATCGACCCCCAAGGAAAAGAGACTTTAGTCGAAGAAACCTGCGAGGGTCTTATTAGTTTTGTGGCCAAGGGAGAAGGCGGTTTTGGTTATGATCCTTATTTTTTTCTTCCTGATTATGGGATGACGATGGCCCAATTGCCTTTGGATGAAAAGAACAGGATTTCCCATCGGGGGAAGGCATTGATGCGGTTGAAAAAATATGTAGGGGCGTGA
- a CDS encoding ribonuclease PH — MRSDKRNPNQLRPIKMVPHYTRYAEGSVLIKQGHTVVLCNASVEEDVPRHVKGSGKGWVTAEYAMLPRATHTRSSRESVKGKVQGRTQEISRLVGRALRSVCDMSLLGERQITVDCDVLQADGGTRCASITGGYVALAMACTKLVKQGAIPSSPLTGMVAAVSTGIVSGVSCLDLNYEEDSAAEVDMNFVVTDAGLFVEVQGTAEHNPFSFTNLQIMKNLAMKGIRQIIIEQKKILKKP, encoded by the coding sequence ATTCGTTCCGATAAACGCAACCCCAACCAACTACGCCCTATTAAAATGGTTCCCCATTATACGCGGTATGCCGAAGGATCTGTTTTGATCAAACAGGGCCATACGGTTGTTTTGTGCAATGCCAGTGTGGAAGAAGATGTGCCTCGCCATGTGAAGGGAAGTGGAAAAGGATGGGTCACAGCCGAATATGCCATGTTGCCACGGGCCACCCATACACGTTCTTCACGCGAGTCGGTAAAGGGCAAAGTGCAGGGACGTACACAGGAAATATCACGGCTGGTGGGAAGGGCTTTGCGTTCCGTATGCGACATGAGCCTTTTGGGGGAAAGACAAATTACAGTCGATTGTGATGTGTTGCAGGCAGACGGTGGCACGCGTTGCGCTTCGATTACCGGAGGCTATGTGGCTCTGGCCATGGCCTGTACCAAATTGGTAAAACAGGGCGCGATCCCATCCTCACCTCTTACGGGAATGGTGGCAGCGGTAAGTACGGGTATTGTGAGCGGGGTTTCGTGCCTTGATTTGAATTATGAAGAAGATTCCGCGGCTGAAGTGGATATGAATTTTGTGGTCACCGATGCCGGCTTGTTTGTCGAAGTGCAGGGAACTGCCGAACACAACCCCTTTTCATTTACCAATTTGCAAATCATGAAGAATTTGGCCATGAAGGGAATCAGGCAGATCATTATTGAACAGAAAAAAATATTGAAAAAACCATGA
- a CDS encoding replicative DNA helicase: protein MNEKAPKLPPQNLEAESALLGAILIDNDSINRVMDVVTPTDFYREAHRRIYEAMMALSEKNEPTDILTVSNLLQAEGALELAGGASYLASMADNIPSSANIVSYARIVREKALLRKLIEAASQIATSGYENSDEPDKVLDNAEKLIFEISQNHMRNAFSHVKDIVKDSFKRIEFLFENQKSITGLATGLNEFDNMTSGLQPGDLIIIAARPSMGKTSLALNMAENVAIHEKGVVALFSLEMGKEQLVTRMLCSQARIDSSRLRCGQLEERDWPMLTKAAGHLSEANLYIDDQASPTVLEMRAKARRLKKERGLNLVIVDYLQLVRGSYFSGSREQEISEISRGLKALAKELRVPVIALSQLNRAVESRTNRRPQLSDLRESGAIEQDADVIAFIYRDEVYDPNTADKGIAEIIIGKQRNGPTGVCRAAFLNSYTKFENLAFEPQGSYVPPADEAAF from the coding sequence TTGAACGAAAAAGCCCCCAAACTTCCGCCTCAAAATCTCGAGGCTGAGTCAGCCTTGCTGGGGGCCATTTTAATCGACAACGATTCCATCAATCGTGTGATGGATGTTGTGACTCCCACCGATTTTTATCGTGAAGCCCATCGCCGTATCTATGAAGCGATGATGGCCTTGTCTGAAAAAAACGAACCCACGGACATTCTTACCGTAAGCAATCTTTTACAGGCCGAAGGAGCTTTGGAACTGGCAGGGGGGGCTTCCTACCTTGCCTCAATGGCCGATAATATTCCTTCTTCAGCCAATATTGTTTCGTATGCCCGCATTGTTCGTGAAAAAGCCCTTTTAAGAAAACTCATTGAAGCCGCCTCACAAATTGCCACATCCGGTTACGAAAATTCTGACGAGCCTGACAAGGTTTTGGATAATGCTGAAAAACTGATTTTTGAAATTTCCCAAAACCACATGCGTAATGCTTTTTCGCATGTCAAAGACATTGTTAAAGACAGTTTCAAACGCATCGAATTCTTGTTTGAAAATCAGAAATCCATTACCGGCTTGGCCACGGGGTTGAATGAATTTGACAATATGACCAGCGGTTTGCAACCGGGAGACCTTATCATTATTGCCGCCCGGCCCTCGATGGGGAAAACTTCGCTTGCCTTGAATATGGCTGAAAACGTGGCTATCCACGAAAAAGGGGTTGTGGCTCTTTTTTCTTTGGAAATGGGTAAGGAACAATTGGTGACGCGCATGCTGTGTTCCCAGGCTCGAATTGATTCATCGCGTCTGCGTTGCGGCCAGTTGGAAGAACGCGACTGGCCCATGCTGACCAAGGCGGCCGGGCATTTGTCGGAAGCCAATTTGTATATTGATGACCAGGCTTCCCCTACAGTGCTTGAAATGCGTGCCAAGGCTCGCCGTCTTAAAAAAGAAAGAGGACTCAATCTGGTTATTGTTGATTATCTTCAGCTGGTTCGCGGAAGTTACTTTTCGGGAAGTCGCGAACAGGAAATATCCGAAATTTCACGCGGACTGAAAGCGCTGGCCAAAGAGTTAAGAGTGCCTGTCATTGCCCTTTCACAATTAAACCGCGCCGTTGAGTCACGCACCAACCGTCGCCCGCAGCTTTCTGATCTCCGTGAATCAGGAGCTATTGAGCAAGATGCCGATGTCATCGCCTTTATTTATCGTGATGAGGTTTATGATCCCAATACGGCCGACAAGGGGATTGCTGAAATCATTATTGGCAAACAGCGTAACGGCCCTACGGGGGTATGTCGTGCCGCTTTCCTCAATAGCTATACCAAATTTGAAAACCTGGCCTTTGAACCCCAAGGGTCCTATGTCCCTCCTGCCGATGAGGCCGCATTTTGA
- a CDS encoding 50S ribosomal protein L9 gives MQVVLRETINGLGFVGDIINVKPGYYRNYLAPRSIAFLANPGSIRELEHQKRVIEVKKGKEKELALKFKEKLEADQISIVHNAGSGDKLFGSINTQEIVAHLKEKGFVVDRRLMALEAPIKTLGVHIVNVKLHPEVVANVKVEVVKKEEETKEKH, from the coding sequence ATGCAAGTCGTTTTAAGAGAAACCATCAATGGTCTGGGTTTTGTTGGTGACATTATTAATGTGAAACCCGGATATTATCGAAATTATCTGGCCCCTCGTTCCATTGCTTTCTTGGCCAACCCGGGAAGTATTCGTGAGCTTGAACATCAAAAACGCGTCATCGAGGTAAAAAAGGGCAAGGAAAAGGAATTGGCTTTAAAGTTCAAGGAAAAGTTAGAGGCAGATCAAATTTCTATTGTCCACAATGCAGGTAGTGGTGATAAACTTTTTGGATCCATCAATACTCAGGAAATAGTGGCTCATCTCAAAGAAAAGGGTTTTGTGGTTGATCGCCGGTTGATGGCCTTGGAGGCCCCCATTAAAACTTTGGGAGTTCATATCGTGAATGTGAAATTGCATCCTGAGGTTGTTGCCAATGTAAAAGTAGAAGTGGTCAAAAAAGAGGAAGAAACAAAGGAGAAACATTGA
- a CDS encoding 30S ribosomal protein S18 codes for MQEEGTMPRKFNKKPEKKEKRKISTRKKTCRFCTDKELIIDYKLARQLGYFLAERGKIVPRRTTGNCVFHQLRIVEAISRARVLALLPYTVTHANL; via the coding sequence ATGCAAGAGGAGGGAACAATGCCTAGAAAATTCAACAAAAAACCTGAAAAAAAAGAAAAAAGAAAAATAAGTACACGCAAAAAAACATGCCGTTTCTGTACCGATAAAGAACTTATCATCGACTACAAATTGGCCAGACAATTGGGATATTTTCTTGCAGAACGTGGCAAAATTGTTCCGCGCCGCACAACGGGTAATTGTGTGTTTCATCAGCTTCGCATTGTTGAGGCCATTAGCCGGGCCCGTGTTTTGGCATTGCTTCCTTACACTGTAACGCATGCGAACTTGTAA
- a CDS encoding 30S ribosomal protein S6, whose amino-acid sequence MNEYETIYIVKPDLSPDGLTKVKDKMTRIFGEHKASLLVEKDWGKRKLAYRLGKHNFGQYFYFNYQAPGSIVTDLERMLKFEEDVMRFLTVKLDENIHLKTESKLKKVTQAEDFKIVVDDARPVRHYRDDNRDNDDARGGNNA is encoded by the coding sequence ATGAACGAATATGAAACCATTTATATCGTCAAACCCGATCTTTCCCCTGATGGTTTGACCAAGGTCAAAGACAAAATGACCCGTATCTTTGGGGAACACAAGGCCAGCCTGCTTGTTGAAAAAGACTGGGGAAAAAGAAAACTAGCCTATCGTCTTGGCAAACACAATTTTGGCCAATATTTCTATTTTAACTATCAAGCTCCAGGCAGCATTGTAACCGATCTTGAGCGTATGCTTAAGTTTGAAGAAGATGTCATGCGGTTTTTAACTGTAAAGTTGGATGAAAATATTCATCTTAAAACCGAGAGCAAACTTAAAAAAGTGACTCAGGCTGAAGATTTTAAAATTGTTGTCGATGATGCCAGGCCCGTAAGACATTATAGAGACGACAATCGTGATAACGATGATGCAAGAGGAGGGAACAATGCCTAG
- a CDS encoding aminoacyl-tRNA hydrolase, whose product MKLIVGLGNPGPQYEDTRHNIGFNIVEALAAKWKVSFKKSRFQALIAKSKYEGQDVLLVKPLTFMNLSGQALGPLVRYFKIDFEDVLVVHDELDFSLGRIKFQKGGSSGGHNGLSSIIDHAGTENFKRLRVGIGRPKGSKEVVDFVLTTFQKEEQPTVYEIVSLACHGLEASVVRDFNWVMNHYNSVSSQKSEAKTEN is encoded by the coding sequence TTGAAGCTAATTGTTGGTCTTGGAAACCCTGGACCCCAGTACGAAGATACCCGGCACAATATTGGTTTTAATATTGTTGAAGCTTTGGCTGCAAAGTGGAAAGTGTCTTTTAAAAAATCGCGGTTTCAAGCCTTGATTGCCAAATCAAAGTACGAGGGCCAGGATGTCTTGCTAGTAAAGCCACTCACCTTTATGAATTTAAGTGGCCAGGCCCTGGGGCCCCTAGTTCGTTATTTTAAAATTGATTTTGAAGATGTTCTGGTTGTGCATGACGAACTTGATTTTTCTTTGGGGAGAATCAAATTCCAAAAAGGAGGTTCCTCAGGAGGGCATAATGGTCTTAGTTCCATTATTGACCATGCGGGGACAGAAAATTTTAAGCGTTTAAGAGTGGGCATTGGAAGACCCAAGGGAAGTAAAGAAGTCGTCGATTTTGTTTTAACGACTTTTCAAAAAGAAGAACAACCCACTGTCTATGAGATTGTTTCATTAGCCTGTCATGGGCTAGAGGCAAGTGTGGTTCGTGACTTTAACTGGGTCATGAACCATTATAATTCGGTTTCGTCTCAAAAATCTGAGGCGAAAACAGAAAATTAA
- a CDS encoding phosphoribosylpyrophosphate synthetase yields the protein MSSYKNIRIFSGNANKPLAEEIAAYLGFPLSKATVKRFSDGEVWVEVHENVRMMDAYIIQPTCNPANEHLMELLIMIDALKRASASTITAVLPYYGYARQDRKVQPRTPISSKLVADLLTAAGASRVVSVDLHAGQIQGFFDIPFDHLYALTVCLDYFKKNPLDNLVVVSPDVGGAERARAYAKRLGGSLALIDKRRPAPNVSEVMHIIGDVEGKNAVIVDDIVDTAGTLCQAAKALKEKGAKKVYAFCTHPVLSGPALERIANSSLEKLVTTNTIPLSDQGKQNSKILQISVAPLLGEAISRIANGDSVSNLFV from the coding sequence ATGTCCTCATACAAAAACATTCGAATATTTTCAGGGAACGCCAATAAACCTTTGGCTGAGGAAATTGCGGCCTATCTGGGGTTTCCTTTAAGCAAGGCGACTGTCAAACGTTTTAGCGATGGCGAGGTCTGGGTTGAAGTGCACGAAAATGTTCGCATGATGGATGCTTATATCATCCAACCCACATGTAACCCAGCTAATGAGCATTTGATGGAATTGCTGATCATGATCGACGCCTTAAAAAGGGCTTCCGCATCCACGATTACAGCCGTTCTTCCTTATTACGGATATGCCCGGCAAGATCGTAAAGTTCAGCCGCGTACGCCCATTAGCTCCAAGCTGGTGGCTGATCTTCTGACTGCCGCTGGAGCTAGCCGTGTGGTATCCGTTGATTTGCATGCAGGGCAGATTCAAGGATTTTTTGATATTCCTTTTGATCATCTTTATGCCCTTACTGTTTGTCTTGATTATTTTAAGAAGAACCCATTGGATAATCTGGTGGTGGTTTCCCCCGATGTGGGTGGGGCCGAGCGTGCCAGGGCCTATGCCAAAAGACTGGGCGGTTCGTTGGCTTTAATTGACAAACGACGACCAGCGCCCAATGTGTCGGAAGTGATGCATATCATTGGGGATGTTGAAGGTAAAAATGCCGTGATTGTGGATGATATTGTTGACACGGCCGGAACTTTGTGTCAGGCAGCCAAAGCTTTAAAAGAAAAAGGGGCCAAGAAGGTTTATGCTTTTTGTACCCATCCTGTTTTGTCGGGGCCTGCTCTTGAACGTATTGCAAATTCAAGCCTGGAAAAATTGGTGACCACCAATACCATTCCTTTAAGCGACCAAGGAAAGCAAAACAGCAAGATTTTACAGATTTCAGTGGCTCCTCTTTTGGGGGAGGCCATTTCAAGAATAGCCAATGGCGATTCTGTTTCGAATCTTTTTGTGTGA
- a CDS encoding 4-(cytidine 5'-diphospho)-2-C-methyl-D-erythritol kinase → MKILKLKSPGKINLRLDVFDKRPDGYHNIRMLNSAVNVYDDIEIQLVERGVEIVCDNDPLVPLGEDNIAFKACKEIMAYSNKNVGVRIVIKKNIPVASGMGGGSSNAASVIMGLNQMLKINLSIEKLMKIGFRFGSDIPFFMFGAPAVATGIGETLTKVKKMPTMPMVLVNPGVSVPTKSVYEKYQRTNSLTPVELPNEFTTKKAVVRVLNNDLERVTTKQVPVVQEIKEMLMKYGALASQMTGSGPTVFGIFPDKEKAEKAAKKVQTHGDTKWRVFVAENV, encoded by the coding sequence ATGAAGATACTCAAACTAAAGTCTCCAGGTAAAATTAATTTACGTCTTGATGTTTTTGATAAGCGGCCCGACGGCTACCATAACATCCGCATGCTTAACAGCGCCGTGAATGTTTATGACGATATCGAAATTCAACTTGTCGAAAGAGGGGTTGAAATTGTCTGTGATAATGACCCTTTGGTTCCTCTGGGAGAAGACAATATTGCTTTCAAGGCCTGCAAGGAAATTATGGCCTACTCCAATAAAAATGTAGGGGTTCGTATCGTTATTAAAAAGAATATCCCTGTTGCTTCAGGAATGGGTGGGGGGTCTAGCAATGCGGCCAGTGTGATTATGGGCTTAAATCAAATGCTTAAAATCAATTTGAGTATTGAAAAGCTTATGAAAATAGGATTTCGTTTTGGGTCGGATATTCCCTTTTTCATGTTTGGTGCGCCTGCCGTGGCTACGGGTATCGGTGAAACTCTGACCAAGGTTAAAAAAATGCCCACCATGCCCATGGTTTTAGTCAATCCCGGCGTGTCTGTTCCCACTAAAAGTGTTTATGAAAAATATCAACGAACCAATTCCCTGACCCCTGTTGAATTACCTAATGAATTTACCACTAAAAAAGCAGTGGTTCGTGTGTTAAACAACGATTTGGAACGTGTGACAACAAAACAGGTGCCCGTTGTTCAGGAAATTAAGGAGATGCTGATGAAATATGGAGCACTTGCTTCGCAGATGACAGGCAGTGGCCCCACCGTCTTTGGTATTTTCCCTGACAAAGAAAAGGCCGAAAAAGCGGCGAAAAAAGTACAGACCCATGGGGATACCAAGTGGCGTGTATTTGTTGCGGAGAATGTATAA